TGGAGGCCTCGTCATGAAAACGGCGGGGCCTTTTTATTTGGATTTTCTATGTTTTTCGTTTATGTGCTGCAGAGTGAAACGTCGGGGCGCTTTTATTGTGGCAGTACGGCAGACCTCGAAGAGCGCCTCAAGCGACACAACGATCAAAACTACACCGGCACCCAAACCACCAAACGATTCCCAGGCCCCTGGCGTCTTGTTTGGTCTATGGAATTACCGACACGAAGTGAAGCGATGGCAAAAGAGAAACAAATCAAAAAACGAGGGATTCAGCGTTTTCTGGTTGACCAAGAAATCCGACGGTAGAGCGGTCCCGCCGGAGGCGTTATTCGAACCCCTCCTGTGGAGCTTGTGATTCCAAGGACTTAGGCGATTCGTCGCCTAGGCCCGTTTCTTTTGAGTCACCATAGAGTCACCAACGCGACGCGAAAAGAGGCCCTTCCTCGGGCGACTTGTCGCCTAGGCCCTCTTCTTTTGAGTTAGCAATAAGTTAGCAAGCGGGCTCGTTTTCCCATGTTTTTTTCTGTCGCCGTTGCTTCGCGCGGCGTGAGGTTTTCGCGCGCCGCAAGCCACGCCCGAACAAAAACCGCCGCCGATCTTCTACCCTCCGAGACGCGCCGGGCCTATGTCTCGGAACTTCAAGCACTCAAGACGGCACGCCACGCGGGGCCGGTATCCGCCCGCCCTGCGTTTGTGGCCCTCGCAATCATCGAAAAATGGACGCCTCAAAATGCTGCGTATGAGGCGAGTAACGGGCTAG
This genomic stretch from Candidatus Lernaella stagnicola harbors:
- a CDS encoding GIY-YIG nuclease family protein, whose protein sequence is MFFVYVLQSETSGRFYCGSTADLEERLKRHNDQNYTGTQTTKRFPGPWRLVWSMELPTRSEAMAKEKQIKKRGIQRFLVDQEIRR